One genomic window of Spiroplasma endosymbiont of Diplazon laetatorius includes the following:
- a CDS encoding ATP-dependent helicase gives MIENLLKELNDEQLDSVITTDVPLRIIAGAGSGKTRVITTKVAYLIEKEKIFPSKILAVTFTNKAAQEMRDRVKKIIPDLDRYPTITTFHSFCVRVLREDCEYIGISKDFTIIDTSDQTKIIRDICKNLDISSDKNKPEKKILSRISNWKSKQLSWEEAYEETFNVAEKKWAKAYRDYEQYLNEKNYLDFDDLILKVHKLFNENIDVREKWKNRFDYIMVDEFQDTNYTQFDLVKWLTGTRNNLTVVGDPDQTIYSWRGAKVNIILNFKNEFKNSRTVMLTENYRSTKPILDIANDFIDNNKNREKKDIFTQKKEGEIVHVKEVASRNFEAKFVSKKIKELIEEKNYKYSDIYVLYRTNAWSQEFEKEFQNQKIPFHLIGGFKFRDRKVIKDVTALLRAVVFKDDLAMDRIFSFTPKVGAVTAAKLKQAAYEFDVNLFDFLTNHKEEVYSISKNLNDLINCLIKGRKLFEENKSLLELTEVMVKESGYRDRLDLKDKEDVESIQNLEAYYDQMEKYDEAYNETENELNRAVTFLQEEALSSDEENQVEINKVTLLTIHSAKGLENKVVFIVGLNKDVFPSKMSFLSMESLEEERRAFYVAITRAQEMLYISYVSGEYSYISSGELGPSRFIQELNPELYEIEKSIYFHSNTETSSGYRGKANLESKPTKLDAGVLKGDKIKHMIFGKGNVIKIIEKHISVAFDDPKQGVKMIPINSSSWEKVE, from the coding sequence ATGATAGAAAATTTATTAAAAGAGTTAAATGATGAACAACTTGATTCTGTAATTACTACAGATGTTCCTTTGAGAATTATTGCAGGAGCTGGAAGTGGTAAAACAAGAGTTATAACAACTAAAGTTGCTTATCTAATTGAAAAAGAAAAAATATTCCCTTCTAAAATTTTGGCAGTAACATTTACAAATAAAGCTGCTCAAGAAATGAGAGATAGGGTTAAAAAAATAATTCCAGACTTAGACAGATATCCTACCATAACTACATTTCACTCTTTTTGTGTAAGAGTTCTTAGAGAAGATTGTGAATACATTGGTATATCAAAAGACTTTACAATCATTGATACTTCAGATCAAACAAAAATTATAAGAGACATTTGTAAAAACTTAGATATAAGTAGTGATAAAAATAAACCAGAGAAAAAAATATTATCTAGAATAAGTAACTGAAAAAGTAAACAACTTTCATGAGAAGAAGCTTATGAAGAAACTTTTAATGTCGCTGAAAAAAAATGAGCAAAAGCTTATAGAGATTATGAACAATATTTAAACGAAAAAAATTATTTAGACTTTGACGACTTAATTTTAAAAGTACATAAGTTGTTTAATGAAAATATTGATGTAAGAGAAAAATGAAAAAATAGATTTGATTACATAATGGTTGATGAGTTCCAAGATACTAACTATACTCAATTCGATTTAGTAAAGTGACTAACTGGAACAAGAAATAATCTTACAGTTGTTGGAGATCCTGACCAAACAATTTATTCATGAAGAGGAGCTAAGGTTAATATTATTCTTAACTTTAAAAATGAATTCAAAAACTCAAGAACAGTTATGCTTACAGAAAATTATAGATCTACAAAACCAATTTTAGATATTGCAAATGATTTTATAGACAATAATAAAAATAGAGAAAAAAAAGATATCTTCACTCAAAAAAAAGAAGGTGAGATAGTTCATGTTAAGGAAGTTGCTTCTAGAAACTTTGAAGCTAAGTTTGTTTCTAAAAAAATAAAAGAATTAATAGAAGAAAAAAATTATAAATATTCTGACATTTATGTTTTATATAGAACAAACGCTTGATCTCAAGAATTCGAAAAGGAATTTCAAAATCAAAAAATACCATTTCACTTAATAGGTGGATTTAAATTTAGAGATAGAAAAGTTATTAAAGATGTAACTGCTCTTTTAAGAGCTGTTGTATTTAAAGATGATTTGGCTATGGATAGAATATTTAGTTTCACTCCAAAAGTTGGAGCGGTAACAGCGGCTAAATTAAAACAAGCAGCATATGAATTTGATGTTAATTTATTTGATTTTTTAACAAACCATAAAGAAGAAGTTTACTCTATTTCTAAAAACCTAAATGATTTAATAAATTGTTTAATTAAAGGAAGAAAATTATTTGAAGAAAATAAAAGTCTTCTTGAATTAACAGAGGTTATGGTTAAAGAATCTGGTTATAGAGATAGATTGGATTTAAAAGATAAGGAAGACGTTGAATCAATCCAAAACTTAGAAGCTTATTATGATCAAATGGAAAAATATGATGAAGCTTATAATGAAACTGAAAATGAATTAAATAGAGCAGTTACTTTCTTACAAGAAGAAGCTTTATCAAGTGATGAAGAAAATCAAGTTGAGATTAATAAAGTAACTTTACTTACAATTCACTCTGCTAAGGGGCTTGAAAATAAAGTTGTATTTATAGTAGGTTTAAATAAAGATGTATTCCCATCAAAAATGAGTTTCCTATCTATGGAAAGTCTTGAAGAAGAAAGAAGGGCCTTCTATGTTGCCATTACAAGAGCACAAGAAATGCTTTATATTTCTTATGTTTCTGGAGAATATTCATATATATCAAGTGGTGAATTAGGACCATCAAGATTTATTCAAGAACTAAATCCAGAGCTATATGAGATTGAGAAAAGCATATATTTCCACTCAAATACAGAAACTTCAAGTGGTTATAGAGGAAAAGCTAACTTAGAGTCTAAACCTACAAAACTAGATGCTGGTGTTCTTAAGGGGGATAAAATTAAGCATATGATATTTGGAAAAGGTAATGTTATTAAAATTATTGAAAAACATATATCTGTAGCTTTTGACGATCCAAAACAAGGTGTTAAGATGATACCCATAAACTCAAGCTCTTGAGAAAAAGTGGAATAA
- a CDS encoding HPr family phosphocarrier protein: protein MTSFTATVIDPVGLHARPASVLTKEASKFASEIKIKCGDKEGNLKSIMNVMALAVKTGAEITIEANGEDENEAIEAIEKAMKDNSII from the coding sequence ATGACTTCATTCACAGCTACTGTAATTGATCCAGTTGGTTTACACGCTAGACCTGCATCAGTTTTAACTAAAGAAGCTTCAAAATTCGCATCAGAAATTAAAATCAAATGTGGAGATAAAGAAGGTAACTTAAAATCAATTATGAACGTTATGGCACTTGCTGTTAAAACAGGTGCTGAAATTACAATTGAAGCAAATGGCGAAGACGAAAACGAAGCTATTGAGGCAATTGAAAAAGCAATGAAAGATAACTCAATTATCTAA
- the nrdF gene encoding class 1b ribonucleoside-diphosphate reductase subunit beta: protein MAKKKNQYYYDSLSPIEFAMNKFNGRMRSVNWNVMNDDKDLEVWNRATQNFWLPEKVPVSNDLVSWKTLTPEWQELITRTFTGLTLLDTIQATVGDVAQVPNSLTDHEQVIYTNFAFMVAVHARSYGTIFSTLCSSEQIEEAHEWVINCDSLQERAKALIPYYVGNDPLKSKVAAALMPGFLLYGGFYLPFYLSARGKLPNTSDIIRLILRDKVIHNYYSGYKYQRKVEKLSPEKQAEMKKFVFDLLYELIDLENKFLYELYDGFGIAEDAVRFSLYNAGKFLQNLGYESPFTEEETRIEPEIFTQLSARADENHDFFSGNGSSYVMGVTEETSDEDWEF, encoded by the coding sequence ATGGCAAAGAAAAAAAATCAATATTATTATGATTCTCTTTCTCCAATAGAATTTGCAATGAACAAATTCAATGGAAGAATGAGATCAGTTAACTGAAATGTTATGAATGACGATAAAGATTTAGAAGTTTGAAACAGAGCTACACAAAACTTCTGATTACCTGAGAAAGTACCAGTTTCAAATGACTTAGTATCATGAAAAACATTAACTCCTGAATGACAAGAGTTAATCACTAGAACTTTTACTGGACTAACATTGTTAGATACTATCCAAGCAACTGTTGGAGACGTAGCTCAAGTTCCTAACTCACTTACAGATCATGAACAAGTTATATATACTAACTTTGCATTCATGGTAGCTGTTCACGCTAGATCTTATGGGACAATATTCTCTACATTATGTTCAAGTGAACAAATAGAAGAAGCTCATGAATGAGTTATAAACTGTGACAGTTTACAAGAAAGAGCAAAGGCTTTAATTCCTTACTATGTAGGTAATGATCCTTTAAAATCAAAAGTTGCAGCAGCACTTATGCCAGGTTTCTTGTTATATGGTGGTTTCTACTTACCATTTTACTTATCAGCTAGGGGTAAATTACCAAACACATCTGACATAATAAGATTAATTTTAAGAGATAAAGTTATCCACAACTACTACAGTGGTTATAAATACCAAAGAAAAGTTGAAAAACTATCTCCTGAAAAACAAGCAGAAATGAAAAAATTCGTATTTGATTTATTATACGAATTAATAGATTTAGAAAACAAATTCCTATACGAACTATATGATGGTTTTGGAATAGCAGAAGATGCTGTAAGATTCAGTTTATATAATGCTGGTAAATTCTTACAAAACTTAGGTTATGAATCACCATTTACAGAAGAGGAAACAAGAATTGAGCCAGAAATATTCACTCAATTATCAGCTAGAGCTGATGAAAATCACGATTTCTTCTCAGGAAATGGTTCATCATACGTTATGGGTGTAACTGAAGAAACATCAGACGAAGACTGAGAATTCTAA
- the nrdI gene encoding class Ib ribonucleoside-diphosphate reductase assembly flavoprotein NrdI: MHDDVIKISEKDVIRPKGKVFVVYFSSISNNTHRFMEKLDVNDARIPYELDEELIVDKEYVLITPTYAGGGGDTKGAVPAQVVKFLNNETNRNLCRGVIASGNTNFGDTFAIAGPIISKKLGVPLLYQFELLGTKNDVDTIREILEDFWKEK, translated from the coding sequence ATGCACGATGACGTTATTAAGATATCTGAAAAAGATGTCATAAGACCAAAAGGAAAAGTATTTGTTGTATACTTTTCATCAATTTCAAACAACACCCATAGATTTATGGAAAAATTAGACGTAAATGACGCTAGAATTCCTTATGAATTAGACGAAGAATTAATTGTAGATAAGGAATATGTTTTAATTACTCCAACGTATGCTGGAGGGGGCGGAGACACAAAAGGGGCTGTACCAGCTCAAGTTGTAAAATTTTTAAATAACGAAACTAATAGGAATTTGTGTAGAGGAGTCATTGCATCTGGTAACACCAACTTTGGAGATACCTTTGCAATAGCGGGACCAATAATTTCAAAGAAATTAGGAGTGCCGCTACTTTACCAATTTGAACTTTTAGGTACTAAAAATGACGTTGATACAATAAGGGAAATCTTAGAAGATTTTTGAAAGGAAAAATAA
- the nrdE gene encoding class 1b ribonucleoside-diphosphate reductase subunit alpha, which translates to MNKDNVKNLSGTNESDEYIKLNARAKLFVPGQDNFKLDIQAAELYMKEHIEPNMMKFGSTKERIDYLVTNQYYDDEVIAKYSMEEIDELTKYAYSFEFKFPSFMGALKFFNAYGLKTFDGKQYLENYEDRVVSNAMFLAGGNFEKAKNILRQIILGRFQPATPTFLNAGKKQRGEYVSCYLLRVEDNMESIARAVTTSLQLSKRGGGVALCLTNLREFGAPIKNIENQATGVIPVMKILEDSFSYANQLGQRQGAGAVYLNVHHPDIMSFLDTKRENADEKIRIKSLSLGVVVPDITFELAKENKDMALFSPYDVAKVYGKPFSDISVTEEYENMVNNPKIKKTYINARKLFQAIAELHFESGYPYLLFDDTVNNSNAHPVAGRIVMSNLCSEIVQVSTPSEFNTDLSFSKTGEDICCNLGSMNIAKTMESGEEFSEVIYNSILALDHVSRNSDLSSAPSIENGNKNNHAVGLGAMNLHGFLATNHIYYNSPEAVDFTNMFFYTMAYHAFKASNKLAKEFGSFAGFKISKFADGSYFEKYTKCEENKWTPESDTVKELFEKNKVSIPTQKDWIELAEEIKKTGLANSHLMAVAPTGSISYLSSCTPSLQPVVAPVEVRKEGKLGRVYVPAYKIDFDNMGYYSLGAYEVGPDPIIDIVAAAQQHVDQAISLTLFMTDQATTRDLNKAYIRAFKKGCASIYYVRVRQEVLEDSENYECDACVI; encoded by the coding sequence ATGAACAAAGATAACGTTAAGAATTTATCTGGTACTAATGAATCTGATGAATATATCAAATTAAATGCTAGAGCAAAATTATTTGTTCCTGGGCAAGACAACTTTAAATTAGATATTCAAGCAGCTGAGTTATACATGAAAGAACACATTGAACCAAACATGATGAAATTTGGATCAACAAAAGAAAGAATTGATTATTTAGTTACAAATCAATACTATGATGATGAAGTAATCGCTAAATATTCAATGGAAGAAATCGATGAGTTAACAAAATATGCTTACTCATTTGAATTTAAATTCCCAAGTTTCATGGGAGCATTAAAATTCTTTAATGCATATGGATTAAAAACTTTTGATGGAAAACAATACCTAGAAAACTACGAAGATAGAGTAGTTTCAAATGCAATGTTTTTAGCTGGAGGAAACTTTGAAAAAGCTAAAAACATATTAAGACAAATTATCTTAGGTAGATTCCAACCTGCAACTCCAACATTTTTAAATGCTGGTAAAAAACAAAGAGGAGAATATGTTTCTTGTTATTTATTAAGAGTAGAAGACAACATGGAATCAATTGCTAGAGCAGTTACAACATCACTACAATTATCAAAACGTGGTGGAGGGGTTGCTTTATGTTTAACTAACTTAAGAGAGTTTGGTGCACCAATTAAAAATATTGAAAACCAAGCAACTGGAGTAATTCCGGTAATGAAAATCTTAGAAGATTCATTCTCATATGCAAATCAATTAGGTCAAAGACAAGGTGCTGGAGCTGTTTACTTAAATGTTCACCACCCTGACATTATGTCTTTCTTAGATACAAAAAGAGAAAATGCTGATGAAAAAATCAGAATTAAATCATTATCATTAGGAGTTGTGGTTCCAGATATTACTTTCGAATTAGCAAAAGAAAACAAAGATATGGCATTATTTAGTCCTTATGATGTTGCTAAAGTTTATGGAAAACCTTTCTCAGATATCTCAGTAACTGAAGAATATGAAAACATGGTTAACAATCCAAAAATTAAAAAAACATACATTAATGCAAGAAAATTATTCCAAGCAATAGCTGAATTACATTTCGAAAGTGGTTACCCATACTTATTATTCGACGATACTGTAAACAACAGTAATGCACACCCAGTAGCAGGAAGAATTGTTATGAGTAACTTATGTAGTGAAATTGTTCAAGTTTCAACACCAAGTGAATTTAACACTGACCTATCTTTCTCAAAAACAGGTGAAGATATTTGTTGTAACTTAGGAAGTATGAATATTGCAAAAACAATGGAAAGTGGAGAAGAGTTCTCAGAAGTTATCTATAACTCAATTCTTGCTTTAGATCACGTTTCAAGAAACAGTGATTTATCAAGTGCTCCATCAATTGAAAATGGAAATAAAAATAACCATGCTGTTGGTTTAGGAGCAATGAACTTACACGGTTTCTTAGCTACAAACCACATCTACTATAATTCACCAGAAGCTGTAGACTTTACAAATATGTTCTTCTACACAATGGCATACCATGCATTTAAAGCATCAAATAAATTAGCTAAAGAATTTGGTTCATTTGCTGGATTTAAAATTTCTAAATTTGCTGATGGTTCATACTTTGAAAAATACACAAAATGTGAAGAAAACAAATGAACACCAGAATCAGATACAGTTAAAGAATTATTTGAAAAAAATAAAGTTTCAATTCCAACTCAAAAAGATTGAATTGAATTAGCAGAAGAAATCAAAAAAACTGGATTAGCAAACTCACACTTGATGGCAGTTGCTCCAACAGGATCAATTAGTTACTTATCATCATGTACACCAAGTTTACAACCAGTAGTTGCACCAGTTGAAGTTAGAAAAGAAGGAAAACTTGGAAGAGTTTATGTTCCTGCTTACAAAATTGACTTTGACAACATGGGATACTACTCACTTGGAGCATATGAGGTTGGACCAGATCCAATTATCGATATAGTAGCTGCAGCTCAACAACACGTTGACCAAGCTATTTCATTAACATTATTTATGACAGACCAAGCAACAACAAGAGACTTAAACAAAGCATATATTAGAGCATTCAAAAAAGGATGTGCATCAATATACTACGTAAGAGTTCGTCAAGAAGTTCTTGAAGATAGTGAAAACTACGAATGTGACGCTTGTGTAATCTAA
- a CDS encoding ABC transporter ATP-binding protein — protein MIEIKNISRKLGNFGLDNVSFNIRKGSVVAFVGDNGAGKTTTIKALFGELKLDSGEILIDGQDLFKNNNLSKVAFFPDSNNVPLDIKIHEYLQYICAANNMDKDRTDLSIDNVYRLLELRPYKDKKIKELSSGWKKKAIMASVLVRSPEYIIFDEPTANVDVESKMYFMDIFKLLSKVGITILITSHIIEELQELANYLVLIKKGQIVYANDFDKTKEHIMDVYKKHMNELIKDLHILRDLYNKKDKK, from the coding sequence ATGATTGAGATAAAAAATATATCCAGAAAATTAGGGAATTTTGGATTAGACAATGTTAGTTTTAACATTAGAAAGGGCTCAGTAGTTGCGTTCGTTGGGGATAACGGAGCTGGTAAAACAACAACTATTAAAGCGCTTTTTGGTGAACTTAAATTGGATAGTGGAGAAATATTAATTGATGGACAAGACTTATTTAAAAATAATAACTTGTCTAAAGTTGCTTTCTTTCCAGATTCAAACAATGTACCCCTAGACATAAAAATACATGAATATTTACAATATATTTGTGCAGCAAATAACATGGACAAAGACAGAACAGATTTAAGTATTGATAATGTATACAGATTATTAGAACTTAGACCTTATAAAGATAAAAAAATTAAAGAGCTTTCATCGGGATGAAAAAAGAAAGCTATCATGGCAAGCGTGTTAGTAAGATCACCTGAATACATAATTTTTGACGAACCAACAGCTAATGTTGATGTTGAATCTAAAATGTATTTCATGGATATTTTCAAATTACTTTCAAAAGTGGGTATAACAATACTTATAACAAGTCACATTATTGAAGAACTTCAAGAACTTGCAAATTATTTGGTTTTAATTAAAAAAGGACAAATAGTTTATGCAAATGATTTTGATAAAACAAAAGAACATATTATGGATGTTTATAAAAAACATATGAATGAACTTATTAAAGACTTACACATACTAAGAGATTTATATAATAAAAAGGATAAAAAGTAA
- a CDS encoding ABC transporter ATP-binding protein, which produces MIEIKNITRDLGGFVINQVSFKIKKGSVVAFVGDNGAGKTTTIKALFGELKLEQGEILIDGESVFEEENLQRIAFFPDSNSVPLNMKVKDYVSYVCAVNGMSKEEAQDAANKIFAMLSLEPYINKKIKSLSAGWKKRAIMASVLVRTPEYIVFDEPTANVDVEAKLSFMNILHELSKIGVTILITSHILEELQEVANYVVFIREGEIVMEKDFDNKKESIAELYKAVMAEKDNKEKLLKEIYNPNERVVV; this is translated from the coding sequence ATGATTGAAATAAAGAATATAACTAGAGATTTAGGTGGTTTTGTTATAAACCAAGTAAGTTTTAAAATTAAAAAGGGATCTGTGGTTGCTTTTGTTGGCGACAATGGTGCTGGAAAAACAACAACTATTAAAGCTCTTTTTGGAGAACTTAAATTAGAGCAAGGCGAAATCTTAATCGATGGAGAAAGCGTGTTTGAAGAAGAAAACCTTCAAAGGATTGCCTTTTTCCCAGATTCAAACAGTGTACCTTTAAACATGAAAGTTAAAGATTATGTTTCTTATGTTTGTGCTGTTAACGGAATGTCAAAAGAAGAAGCACAAGACGCAGCAAATAAAATATTTGCAATGCTTTCATTAGAACCTTATATTAATAAAAAAATAAAAAGCTTAAGTGCTGGATGAAAAAAAAGAGCTATTATGGCAAGTGTTCTTGTTAGAACTCCCGAATATATAGTTTTTGACGAACCAACTGCTAATGTCGATGTTGAAGCTAAGTTGTCTTTTATGAATATTCTTCATGAGCTATCTAAAATCGGAGTAACAATTTTAATCACAAGTCATATTCTTGAAGAATTGCAAGAAGTGGCTAACTATGTAGTGTTTATCCGTGAAGGCGAAATTGTTATGGAAAAAGATTTTGATAACAAAAAAGAATCCATTGCAGAACTGTATAAAGCTGTTATGGCAGAAAAAGATAACAAAGAAAAGCTTTTAAAAGAGATTTATAACCCAAACGAAAGGGTGGTGGTTTAA
- a CDS encoding ABC transporter ATP-binding protein/permease, whose protein sequence is MENNFFVRYEKDEYLVNLTEATDFKKSKGFFGLWFFYWKKYKVKAIAIILLIALASAISVFNILVTRQVTAILVAETMLSTFKDPNMLVDIVNQLLIDSETAKLTQEQIDALTKFLTEHTISDAVIEIVLQKHYFDYIVVEEGIAKTAFLWFTVSKMQWVGVLLGSITAIIIIIYVAYCLCGDIGEDANTDLKNKVVKSLLHKNIEFYNNNSQGKITETIVKDVKNIANQLKVAPLIIVFIICTTLGSIAMLVYIDVIIALLMFALIFFVLILAVLAVLCISKPMKKSMEARSKHDSEITEKIAAIRLVKSSGSWEREVKENNIETDKNNRTNKKLNLGISVIPGIIVGAMGCLTLSSMIFGIFVYGDNTQKLITVFSSFTAGTFVMVTPIFQLNTILQSISETNKSSQNIGDIINDENDVIEKENTVSIENNQINSIEFKNVTFSYPSAPDAPVVKDLNLTLEQGKSYAFVGPSGSGKSTVTRLIMRFYEEFEGQISINGKTEIRDIDLKNWMDSIGYVDQEPQILSATVKENLRYIKMDATDDEIIEACKKAKIHDLIMDLPNGYDTFLQERGKQLSGGQKQRVVIARMFLKNPSLIILDEATSALDNLVEKEISAELDKLIVGKTTIAIAHRLSTIKNYDKIFVLDTNKQIAQTGTFDELIKKPGLFKELYEVGKEEK, encoded by the coding sequence ATGGAAAATAACTTTTTTGTCAGATATGAAAAAGACGAATATTTAGTTAATTTAACAGAAGCTACTGACTTTAAAAAAAGTAAGGGCTTCTTTGGTCTTTGATTTTTTTATTGAAAAAAATATAAAGTTAAAGCTATAGCTATTATTCTTTTAATAGCATTGGCTTCGGCTATCTCTGTTTTTAACATTTTAGTTACTAGACAAGTAACTGCTATTCTTGTGGCAGAAACAATGTTAAGTACTTTTAAAGACCCAAATATGTTAGTTGATATAGTTAATCAATTATTAATTGATAGTGAGACCGCTAAATTAACTCAAGAACAAATTGACGCTCTTACTAAATTTTTAACAGAACATACAATATCTGATGCGGTAATCGAAATAGTTCTTCAAAAACATTACTTTGACTACATAGTGGTTGAAGAAGGAATAGCTAAAACTGCATTTCTATGATTTACTGTAAGTAAAATGCAATGGGTTGGAGTTTTACTTGGAAGTATTACAGCAATCATTATAATAATTTATGTTGCATACTGTTTATGTGGAGATATTGGTGAAGATGCCAATACTGACTTAAAAAATAAAGTTGTAAAATCTTTATTGCATAAAAACATTGAATTCTACAACAATAATTCACAAGGTAAAATTACAGAAACAATTGTTAAAGATGTAAAAAACATAGCAAATCAATTAAAAGTTGCTCCACTTATTATAGTTTTCATTATTTGTACAACTTTAGGTTCTATTGCGATGTTGGTTTATATAGACGTAATTATAGCGTTGCTAATGTTTGCTTTAATTTTCTTCGTTTTAATATTAGCTGTTCTTGCAGTTCTTTGTATTTCAAAACCAATGAAAAAAAGTATGGAAGCAAGATCAAAACACGATTCTGAAATTACAGAAAAAATTGCAGCAATTAGACTTGTTAAATCAAGTGGTAGCTGAGAAAGAGAAGTAAAAGAAAACAACATAGAAACAGATAAAAATAACAGAACAAACAAAAAATTAAATCTTGGTATTTCTGTTATTCCTGGAATCATTGTTGGGGCAATGGGGTGTTTAACTCTATCTTCAATGATATTTGGTATATTTGTTTATGGAGATAATACTCAAAAATTAATAACAGTTTTCTCATCATTTACAGCTGGAACTTTTGTTATGGTTACTCCAATTTTCCAATTAAATACAATCTTACAAAGTATTAGTGAAACAAATAAATCTTCACAAAACATTGGAGATATAATAAATGATGAAAATGATGTAATTGAAAAAGAAAACACAGTTTCAATTGAAAACAATCAAATAAATTCTATTGAATTTAAAAATGTTACATTTTCTTACCCATCAGCACCAGATGCTCCTGTTGTTAAAGATTTAAATTTAACTTTAGAACAAGGAAAATCTTATGCTTTTGTTGGTCCATCAGGAAGTGGTAAATCTACTGTAACTAGATTGATTATGAGATTCTATGAAGAATTTGAAGGTCAAATAAGCATTAATGGTAAAACAGAAATTAGAGATATTGATTTAAAAAACTGAATGGATAGCATTGGTTATGTTGATCAAGAACCTCAAATTCTTTCTGCAACAGTTAAAGAAAACTTAAGATATATAAAAATGGATGCAACAGATGACGAAATCATTGAAGCATGTAAAAAAGCAAAAATTCACGATCTAATTATGGACTTACCAAATGGTTATGATACTTTCTTACAAGAAAGAGGAAAACAACTAAGTGGTGGTCAAAAACAAAGAGTAGTTATTGCTAGAATGTTCTTAAAAAATCCAAGTTTAATTATTTTAGACGAAGCTACAAGTGCTTTAGATAACTTAGTTGAAAAAGAAATATCTGCAGAGCTAGATAAATTAATTGTTGGTAAAACTACAATAGCTATCGCTCACAGATTAAGTACTATTAAAAATTACGACAAAATATTTGTTTTAGATACAAACAAACAAATAGCCCAAACAGGTACTTTTGATGAATTAATCAAAAAACCAGGTCTGTTTAAAGAACTTTATGAAGTAGGTAAGGAGGAAAAATAG